In one Vibrio sp. VB16 genomic region, the following are encoded:
- a CDS encoding SLC13 family permease, with the protein MWEQSFILTLLVGVVACLLWTKLKPSFIFAGAAFIAFITGQIELESIANNFTNSSLLTLILLVLASCALEKTRLISWVSYHISEGKLGTVVAKLGLSTAILSSFTNNTAVVVSLIGAIKRNQQHPPSRLLIPLSYSAILGGTLTLIGTSTNLIINSFVENVGLPSLGFFAPTMIGLAVLSGGLLILIPLSYLLPDNEDQNQDDLPYFLEARVEAGSPLVGKTITENGLRALRKLFLAEVIRDGEVITSVTPDFVLLARDRLMFCGDIESVATLQEIKGITLFGQHHLNGQNLLEVVVSSSASICNKTLISSEFRDRFDAVVVAIRRGHERLEGGLGKIKLAAGDTLIIVPGKRFEYEVSRHNREFLLVNDLDSSAKLDLSKSNIVLVGFAFVIGFALLDIVPIIKGLAVYLFGLLALGIISFTELRRRFPIDIVVIVGSALSIAQLMLSSGLSTQMGAFFIEALNGWGVFGALVATYFLTLVLTELVTNNAAAALSFPIGYSMAVAYGVDPMPFIMAVLFGASASFVSPYGYQTNLLVYSVGNYRISDYIRVGIPISIVYSILVLTLIPYFFPF; encoded by the coding sequence ATGTGGGAACAAAGCTTTATATTGACGTTATTAGTCGGTGTTGTCGCATGCTTGCTCTGGACTAAACTTAAACCCAGTTTTATCTTTGCAGGTGCTGCATTTATCGCCTTTATTACTGGTCAGATAGAACTAGAAAGTATCGCGAATAACTTTACTAATTCGTCGTTACTTACCCTTATTTTGCTTGTCCTTGCTTCCTGTGCACTTGAGAAAACGCGACTAATTAGTTGGGTTAGTTATCATATTTCTGAAGGGAAACTGGGAACGGTTGTGGCGAAACTGGGGTTGTCTACGGCAATACTTTCATCTTTTACCAATAACACGGCGGTTGTTGTTTCCTTAATAGGGGCAATAAAACGTAATCAACAACATCCACCATCTAGATTGCTCATTCCTCTTTCCTATTCTGCCATTTTAGGGGGAACGTTGACGTTGATTGGTACCTCTACCAATTTAATCATCAACAGCTTTGTCGAAAATGTGGGCTTACCAAGTCTTGGTTTTTTTGCACCAACGATGATTGGTTTGGCCGTACTCTCGGGTGGGTTGCTCATTCTTATCCCCCTCAGTTATTTGCTTCCAGATAATGAGGACCAGAATCAAGACGATCTACCTTATTTTCTTGAGGCTAGAGTTGAAGCAGGCTCTCCATTGGTAGGGAAAACAATTACTGAAAATGGACTAAGGGCGTTGCGTAAACTTTTTTTGGCGGAGGTTATTCGAGATGGCGAGGTCATCACTTCGGTGACGCCTGACTTTGTATTGCTAGCTCGAGATAGATTGATGTTTTGCGGTGATATAGAAAGTGTTGCGACATTGCAAGAAATTAAAGGCATCACACTGTTTGGACAGCACCATCTCAATGGACAGAATTTGCTTGAGGTCGTCGTCAGCTCTTCTGCCTCGATATGCAATAAAACGCTTATTTCAAGCGAGTTTAGAGATCGTTTTGATGCAGTAGTGGTTGCAATTCGAAGAGGTCATGAGAGATTAGAGGGTGGTTTAGGGAAGATAAAGTTAGCGGCCGGGGATACACTTATCATTGTACCTGGTAAACGATTTGAGTATGAAGTTAGTCGTCATAATCGAGAATTTTTATTGGTGAATGATCTCGACTCAAGCGCCAAACTTGATTTGAGTAAGTCAAATATAGTTTTAGTTGGTTTTGCTTTTGTTATTGGTTTCGCTTTGCTTGATATTGTACCAATAATCAAAGGGCTAGCCGTTTATCTTTTTGGGCTGTTAGCGCTCGGTATCATCAGTTTTACTGAATTACGCCGTCGTTTTCCGATAGATATTGTTGTCATCGTAGGGTCCGCCTTGAGTATTGCTCAGTTGATGCTTTCGTCTGGGCTATCGACACAAATGGGGGCATTTTTTATTGAAGCCCTCAATGGATGGGGTGTTTTTGGTGCGTTAGTGGCAACCTATTTTTTGACTCTCGTGCTTACAGAGCTTGTCACCAATAATGCCGCGGCCGCATTGTCGTTTCCGATAGGGTACAGCATGGCTGTCGCTTATGGTGTGGATCCTATGCCTTTCATTATGGCCGTATTATTTGGAGCGAGCGCAAGTTTTGTCTCTCCTTACGGTTACCAAACCAATCTACTGGTATATAGCGTAGGAAATTACCGCATTAGTGATTACATACGAGTTGGTATTCCCATCTCAATCGTTTACTCCATTTTAGTTTTAACGTTGATCCCCTATTTTTTCCCATTTTAA
- the msrA gene encoding peptide-methionine (S)-S-oxide reductase MsrA: protein MFNKQSVVTSETAIKGRSTPISVTEKHVVNDTDITAPVPKCHEEIVLGLGCFWGAERLFWPLEGVHSTSVGYSGGHTENPTYEEVCTGKTGHTEAVRIIFNPSIIKLSQLLNYFWEKHDPTQGMRQGNDLGSQYRSAIYTFSDEQFKIAKESEAQYQSALDEQRKGQITTEITAANLYYFAETYHQQYLARNPNGYCGLGGTGVCFPPSV from the coding sequence ATGTTCAACAAACAGAGCGTAGTGACAAGTGAAACTGCAATAAAAGGTCGTTCGACACCGATATCCGTCACCGAAAAACACGTTGTAAACGATACCGACATTACCGCTCCAGTGCCTAAATGTCATGAAGAAATAGTGCTAGGACTTGGATGTTTTTGGGGAGCAGAACGTTTATTCTGGCCACTTGAAGGGGTTCACTCGACTTCTGTAGGATACAGTGGCGGCCACACTGAGAACCCAACCTATGAAGAAGTATGCACTGGCAAAACAGGTCATACTGAGGCCGTACGAATCATATTCAATCCTAGCATCATCAAACTATCACAACTTCTCAATTATTTTTGGGAGAAACACGACCCGACTCAAGGCATGCGTCAAGGGAATGATCTCGGCAGCCAGTACCGTTCTGCCATTTACACGTTTAGTGACGAGCAATTTAAGATAGCCAAAGAGAGCGAAGCACAATATCAATCCGCATTAGATGAACAACGAAAAGGGCAGATCACAACGGAAATAACAGCGGCCAACCTATACTATTTTGCAGAAACCTATCATCAACAGTATTTAGCAAGAAATCCAAACGGGTATTGTGGATTAGGTGGAACGGGTGTCTGTTTTCCACCAAGCGTGTAG
- a CDS encoding DUF1107 family protein, with the protein MTRVFSTYRPLQVARFVKNLFKGEFSIEGVGVFYFDSGRVLLPDLTDKKKLSIMKEVNFTIDILTIAMV; encoded by the coding sequence ATGACTCGAGTTTTTTCCACCTATCGCCCACTTCAAGTGGCCCGTTTTGTAAAAAACCTTTTTAAGGGGGAGTTTTCAATTGAAGGTGTTGGTGTATTTTATTTCGATAGCGGAAGAGTTTTGCTTCCTGATTTAACGGATAAGAAAAAACTATCGATAATGAAAGAGGTGAACTTTACTATCGATATCCTAACTATTGCTATGGTCTAA
- a CDS encoding TIGR03899 family protein, translated as MAEKRAPVTIDNSETNQNSDHSKKKSSYIKDSASRVASIAETYGLEALLQSSPTQKSILERALNRDKQRREQRQKNLETIIKFSHSFCNDETAGDPDQDWLNRFFDLAQDIHNSSMQRLWAQILKLEVTNPGSTSVKALQVLKDMTPKEAQYLQKAAALSCSFGGDNSKKLLIGFRTQSGLFSFTKRDVEETINLGSYQLPYSSILLLIELGLVIGTELESGEIEFDPALLLDYQGKIVSLQPMGKGSRLLYYRLSPVGNELCKLLGNKPNMKYFDQLVGLLSQKFTVQTETKGTIDQLV; from the coding sequence ATGGCAGAAAAAAGAGCACCCGTTACTATAGATAACAGTGAAACGAATCAGAATAGTGACCACTCAAAAAAGAAATCTAGCTACATCAAAGATAGTGCTAGCCGTGTGGCTAGCATAGCCGAAACCTATGGACTGGAGGCGTTATTACAGTCGAGTCCCACGCAGAAATCCATTTTAGAAAGAGCACTAAATAGAGACAAGCAACGCAGAGAACAAAGGCAAAAAAATTTAGAAACAATCATCAAGTTCTCACATTCATTCTGCAATGACGAAACCGCTGGCGACCCAGACCAAGATTGGCTCAATCGATTTTTCGATCTAGCTCAGGATATTCACAATAGCTCCATGCAAAGGCTTTGGGCTCAAATCCTAAAGCTTGAAGTGACAAACCCTGGTTCTACATCAGTAAAAGCTCTGCAGGTGCTAAAAGACATGACACCAAAAGAGGCGCAATATTTACAAAAAGCAGCCGCATTATCATGCAGTTTTGGTGGGGATAACTCAAAAAAACTGCTTATTGGATTTCGAACCCAAAGCGGTCTGTTTAGTTTTACCAAAAGAGACGTAGAAGAAACCATTAACTTAGGTAGCTATCAACTCCCCTATTCAAGTATCTTACTTCTGATTGAGTTGGGTTTAGTTATTGGCACCGAATTAGAGTCAGGCGAGATTGAATTTGACCCGGCGCTATTGCTCGACTACCAAGGGAAAATCGTCTCACTCCAGCCCATGGGGAAAGGTAGTCGATTACTCTATTATCGCTTAAGCCCCGTTGGAAATGAGTTATGTAAACTTCTAGGCAATAAACCAAACATGAAATATTTTGACCAACTTGTTGGTTTACTGAGTCAGAAGTTTACCGTTCAAACTGAAACCAAAGGAACGATTGACCAATTGGTTTGA
- a CDS encoding ABC transporter permease, which translates to MKTIAHLAWKSLTNRKATAILTILTVAISVILLMGVERIRTQAKSSFANTISSTDLIVGARSGSVNLLLYSVFRIGNATANIDWKSFEEIRQQRSVKWAIPISLGDSHKGFRVMGTNQDYFKYFRYGKKQPLELKKGRPFNSLFETVLGADVAKELGYSIGSDIIIAHGISDVAFSRHDNIPFKVVGIFEPTGTPVDKTVHVSLEAIEAIHVGWESGANLGNTPNVDTLVQRKFQPEQITAFMLGLKSKIHTFALQRKINTYRKEPLSAILPGIALHELWGMMSVAETALMAVSGFVVVAGLLGMLSSLLTSLQERRREMAILRAMGARPKHIFILLISEASALTFVGIVAGLIGLYSLLAIAQPIIQQLYGVNVELSMITGHEWMLLGLVQLAGVIIGFIPAFSAYRQSLADGMTIRI; encoded by the coding sequence ATGAAAACCATCGCTCACTTAGCTTGGAAAAGCCTGACCAACAGAAAAGCGACAGCAATACTCACTATATTAACCGTTGCCATTTCTGTCATTTTGTTGATGGGGGTTGAACGCATACGAACCCAAGCAAAAAGCAGTTTTGCAAATACTATCTCAAGCACAGATCTTATTGTCGGTGCTCGTTCTGGTTCTGTAAATCTTCTTCTCTATTCTGTCTTTAGAATAGGCAATGCAACCGCTAATATAGATTGGAAAAGCTTTGAAGAAATCCGCCAACAGCGCTCTGTAAAATGGGCTATTCCTATCTCTCTCGGCGATTCGCACAAGGGTTTTCGAGTCATGGGGACGAATCAAGACTACTTCAAATATTTCAGGTACGGAAAAAAACAGCCACTTGAACTTAAAAAAGGAAGACCATTTAACTCGTTGTTTGAAACCGTTCTAGGTGCCGATGTAGCAAAAGAACTCGGTTACAGCATTGGTAGTGACATCATTATTGCTCACGGTATAAGTGATGTTGCTTTTAGTCGACATGACAACATCCCATTTAAGGTTGTCGGCATATTTGAACCGACAGGTACACCTGTAGATAAAACCGTACACGTTTCATTAGAAGCGATAGAAGCCATTCATGTTGGGTGGGAATCAGGCGCAAATTTAGGTAATACACCTAATGTTGATACATTAGTTCAACGAAAATTCCAGCCTGAACAAATAACTGCGTTCATGCTTGGATTGAAATCTAAAATTCACACATTTGCCTTACAACGGAAAATAAACACGTATAGAAAGGAACCCCTAAGCGCTATTTTGCCGGGTATCGCTTTACATGAATTGTGGGGCATGATGTCAGTGGCAGAAACAGCATTAATGGCGGTATCCGGATTTGTCGTTGTAGCAGGCTTACTAGGGATGCTAAGCAGCCTACTCACTAGCCTACAAGAACGACGCAGAGAAATGGCCATTTTAAGAGCGATGGGAGCACGACCCAAGCACATATTTATATTGCTGATAAGTGAAGCGAGCGCATTAACCTTCGTAGGTATCGTGGCTGGCCTCATTGGTCTTTACTCTCTGCTCGCAATTGCTCAACCGATTATCCAGCAGCTCTATGGCGTCAACGTCGAGCTATCCATGATCACTGGTCACGAATGGATGCTTTTAGGACTTGTTCAACTTGCCGGTGTCATTATCGGTTTTATTCCAGCATTTAGTGCTTACCGTCAATCATTGGCGGATGGCATGACAATTCGAATATAA
- a CDS encoding DUF2607 family protein, whose product MNAQFVGYTRLTVKRLTSFVLVLVLWTGFAFIEHQLDIDKAHHEHHHCQLFSHAIHGVSSALPVLPVIIQKHFQTDIDSIAAAFRTLPIEKARAPPKSSIHSS is encoded by the coding sequence ATGAACGCACAGTTTGTTGGTTATACTCGCCTTACCGTAAAAAGGTTAACCTCATTTGTCTTAGTACTTGTACTATGGACAGGCTTTGCATTCATTGAACATCAGCTAGATATTGATAAAGCACATCACGAACATCATCATTGTCAGCTTTTTTCTCACGCAATTCATGGTGTGTCATCTGCATTACCTGTTTTACCCGTTATCATTCAAAAACACTTTCAAACAGATATTGATTCTATCGCGGCGGCTTTTCGAACTCTACCGATAGAAAAAGCACGAGCACCGCCGAAATCCTCAATTCACTCATCATAA
- the cysN gene encoding sulfate adenylyltransferase subunit CysN, producing MNSAVEAQLSELGIEEYLNQHQHKSLLRFLTCGSVDDGKSTLIGRLLHDSKQIYEDQLAAVHSDSQRVGTTGERPDLALLVDGLQAEREQGITIDVAYRYFSTQKRKFIIADTPGHEQYTRNMATGASTCDVAVILVDARKGVLDQTRRHSFIASLLGIKHFIVAINKMDLVEYSEQRFEEIKAEYLDFSEKLKSDVNIQLLPLSALEGDNVVDRSDEMAWYQGEPLLTLLENVDLSVQASSAEFRFPVQYVNRPNLDFRGFAGSLSSGAVSVGDEIKALPSGKVSKVARIVTFDGDLDTAYAGQAVTLTLEDEIDVSRGDLLVSDGAAIESSNHVLADIVWMTEEPLNIGRQYDIKIAGKKTLGQVDVIRHQYDVNNLSRFDTNAIPLNGIAQCEWSLTETIPIDKYVDSPDTGGFIIIDRLTNVTVGAGLVRERLDQKDESSNVGDINAFEHELKALILKYFPSWDAKI from the coding sequence ATGAACAGCGCAGTAGAAGCTCAACTATCCGAGCTGGGTATTGAAGAATATTTAAATCAACATCAACACAAGTCCTTACTTCGTTTCTTAACCTGTGGTTCTGTAGATGACGGTAAAAGTACTTTGATTGGACGTTTGCTTCATGATTCAAAACAAATATATGAAGATCAACTTGCCGCCGTTCATTCGGATAGCCAACGTGTTGGTACGACAGGTGAGAGACCTGACTTAGCCCTTCTTGTTGATGGGCTTCAAGCGGAGCGTGAGCAAGGTATTACCATTGATGTCGCTTACCGTTATTTTTCTACTCAGAAACGTAAATTTATTATTGCTGATACCCCTGGCCACGAGCAATATACTCGAAATATGGCCACTGGTGCATCAACGTGTGATGTTGCCGTTATATTAGTGGATGCACGAAAAGGCGTACTTGATCAAACACGTCGCCATTCATTTATTGCCAGCTTACTTGGAATCAAGCATTTCATCGTAGCGATAAATAAAATGGATTTGGTAGAGTATTCAGAGCAACGATTTGAAGAGATAAAGGCTGAGTATTTAGATTTTTCTGAAAAACTAAAAAGCGACGTTAATATTCAATTGTTACCTCTATCGGCATTAGAAGGCGACAACGTCGTTGACAGAAGTGATGAGATGGCTTGGTATCAGGGGGAACCATTACTTACTCTTTTGGAAAATGTGGATCTTTCCGTACAAGCTAGCAGCGCAGAGTTTCGTTTCCCAGTTCAGTATGTGAATCGACCAAATCTTGATTTTAGAGGTTTTGCTGGCTCATTGTCTTCAGGGGCCGTTTCCGTTGGAGATGAAATAAAGGCACTACCTTCGGGTAAGGTTTCTAAAGTTGCTCGGATCGTAACGTTTGATGGTGACTTAGATACGGCGTACGCAGGTCAAGCGGTTACGCTGACATTAGAAGACGAGATAGATGTTAGCCGTGGAGATTTATTAGTATCCGATGGTGCGGCTATTGAATCATCTAATCATGTACTAGCCGATATAGTTTGGATGACAGAAGAGCCTCTCAATATAGGCCGTCAATACGATATTAAGATAGCGGGTAAAAAAACGTTAGGACAAGTTGATGTTATTCGTCATCAGTATGATGTGAATAACCTGTCTCGTTTTGATACCAACGCTATTCCTCTTAATGGTATAGCGCAGTGTGAGTGGTCACTTACAGAAACAATTCCGATCGATAAGTACGTAGATAGCCCGGATACGGGTGGTTTTATCATTATTGATAGACTGACCAATGTGACGGTTGGCGCTGGCCTTGTGCGAGAGCGTTTAGACCAAAAAGATGAGTCGTCGAATGTGGGGGATATCAATGCCTTTGAACATGAACTTAAAGCGTTGATTCTCAAATATTTCCCATCTTGGGATGCGAAAATTTGA
- a CDS encoding YtfJ family protein, giving the protein MKVKSLTALILCASPILGFTHTITLEQTVPNVAIAKHGELFVENKGIAYKEWNSSHLPNKVRVIQAIAGRKSAKKMNADLMAAITASKFPADRYQTTTIINQDDAMWGTGSFVKSSAEDSKIEFPWSSIILDKNGTVAKSWQLQEESSAIIVLDKEGKVLFVKEGTLVKDEITQVLNFISSNL; this is encoded by the coding sequence ATGAAAGTAAAGTCTCTCACTGCATTGATACTGTGCGCCTCACCAATATTGGGCTTCACGCACACTATTACCTTAGAGCAAACCGTACCTAATGTTGCCATTGCGAAACACGGCGAACTTTTTGTTGAAAATAAAGGTATCGCTTATAAAGAGTGGAACAGCTCACATCTCCCCAACAAAGTTAGAGTTATTCAAGCTATAGCGGGAAGAAAAAGCGCAAAAAAAATGAACGCTGATTTGATGGCGGCAATAACCGCATCAAAATTTCCAGCAGATCGCTATCAAACAACCACCATTATCAACCAAGATGATGCGATGTGGGGTACCGGTTCATTTGTAAAATCATCCGCTGAAGACAGTAAGATTGAGTTCCCATGGTCTTCTATTATTCTGGACAAAAATGGGACGGTCGCAAAATCTTGGCAACTACAAGAAGAGAGTTCAGCCATTATTGTGCTAGATAAAGAAGGCAAAGTTCTCTTTGTAAAGGAAGGTACATTGGTAAAAGACGAGATAACTCAAGTGCTTAATTTTATTTCTTCTAACTTGTAA
- a CDS encoding ABC transporter ATP-binding protein: MNKPTKVVSLSQISYRWANDISPTLKFDQLDINRSEHLFIKGPSGSGKSTLLGLLTGIISPQNGKVQILDTDISTLKQNQRDKFRADHIGYIFQQFNLLPYLSMIDNVILPCHFSSIRKKNVGGELRKTAAQLLKRLHLDEKLLNKPIVELSIGQQQRVAAARALIGRPELLIADEPTSSLDFDNRTAFIELLMEEAEFAKSTLIFVSHDPTLESMFDRSIQLNDLNEQALTLAKGTK; the protein is encoded by the coding sequence ATGAACAAACCAACCAAAGTTGTCTCGCTCTCACAGATTAGTTACCGTTGGGCGAACGATATATCACCAACGCTAAAGTTTGATCAATTAGATATTAATCGAAGTGAACATCTGTTTATTAAAGGACCAAGTGGAAGTGGGAAGTCGACACTACTTGGCTTGCTAACCGGGATAATTTCCCCTCAAAATGGCAAAGTACAGATTTTAGATACCGACATTTCTACGCTGAAGCAGAACCAAAGAGATAAATTTAGAGCCGATCATATCGGCTACATTTTTCAACAATTTAATCTACTGCCTTATCTATCAATGATTGACAATGTAATTCTACCTTGTCATTTTTCAAGCATTCGAAAGAAAAACGTCGGTGGTGAGCTAAGAAAAACCGCGGCCCAGCTGCTAAAACGTTTACACCTAGATGAAAAGCTACTCAATAAACCCATTGTTGAATTAAGTATCGGGCAACAACAGCGCGTAGCCGCTGCTCGAGCGCTCATTGGACGTCCCGAACTGCTTATCGCGGATGAACCCACTTCTTCACTAGACTTTGATAACCGAACCGCCTTTATTGAACTGCTTATGGAAGAGGCTGAATTCGCCAAGTCTACACTGATATTTGTCAGCCACGACCCAACGCTTGAATCGATGTTCGATCGAAGCATTCAACTCAATGACCTTAATGAACAAGCGTTAACACTCGCTAAGGGGACGAAATGA
- a CDS encoding DUF3299 domain-containing protein, with amino-acid sequence MKNVALIVSLLSVFLIPIQAVASGESSSLEQSDILQLEWIDLIPENERNLVDSVGMPLQLSHEEDSPEQSKLGGVRQELNGSIVKIPGFVIPLEGDENMVTEFMLVPFLGACIHVPPPPPNQLIYVRFKGGAPVQELWDVVYIVGRLKTETVSHELAEVGYVIEGMAVEVYDDQ; translated from the coding sequence ATGAAAAATGTAGCATTAATTGTCAGTTTATTAAGCGTCTTTCTTATACCCATTCAAGCTGTTGCTTCAGGTGAAAGTTCCTCACTAGAGCAATCCGATATATTGCAATTGGAGTGGATAGATTTAATTCCAGAAAATGAAAGAAACCTTGTAGATAGTGTTGGCATGCCTTTGCAACTCAGTCATGAAGAAGATTCACCTGAACAGTCCAAATTGGGTGGGGTTAGACAGGAATTGAACGGAAGTATTGTTAAGATCCCTGGCTTTGTTATTCCGCTAGAGGGTGATGAAAATATGGTTACTGAATTTATGCTTGTTCCCTTTTTAGGGGCTTGCATTCACGTTCCACCACCGCCACCAAACCAATTAATCTATGTACGCTTTAAAGGCGGAGCTCCCGTGCAGGAATTATGGGATGTCGTATATATCGTAGGAAGACTAAAGACAGAAACGGTCAGTCACGAACTAGCGGAAGTGGGATATGTTATCGAAGGGATGGCGGTGGAAGTTTATGATGACCAGTAA
- the cysC gene encoding adenylyl-sulfate kinase — protein sequence MAERNTSTQDSNIVWHQHTVNKETRARIKQQKPVVLWFTGLSGAGKSTVAGALENVLADMGFHTYLLDGDNVRHGLCKDLGFSEQDRKENIRRVGELCKLMADAGLIVLSAFISPYREERQMVRELLPEGEFLEVFVNASMEVCEQRDPKGLYKKARAGEIKNFTGIDSNYESPLQPEINLPAGDKEVNDLVEICLAVLQQKGIITS from the coding sequence ATGGCAGAAAGAAATACGTCTACCCAAGATAGTAATATTGTGTGGCACCAACATACTGTGAATAAAGAGACCAGAGCGAGGATTAAGCAACAAAAGCCAGTTGTACTCTGGTTTACGGGGTTATCCGGTGCGGGTAAGTCTACCGTAGCAGGTGCACTAGAGAATGTGTTGGCAGATATGGGGTTTCATACCTATTTACTGGATGGCGACAATGTACGCCATGGGTTATGTAAAGATTTAGGTTTCTCCGAGCAAGATAGAAAAGAGAATATACGCCGAGTTGGTGAGCTGTGTAAGTTAATGGCGGATGCTGGTCTAATCGTTCTTTCCGCTTTTATTTCTCCCTATAGAGAAGAGCGTCAAATGGTAAGAGAACTGCTCCCAGAAGGCGAATTTTTAGAGGTATTTGTCAATGCATCGATGGAAGTGTGTGAGCAAAGAGATCCAAAGGGTTTGTATAAAAAAGCCAGAGCAGGAGAGATTAAGAATTTTACGGGGATAGATTCGAATTACGAATCGCCGTTACAACCAGAAATTAACTTACCAGCAGGAGATAAAGAGGTTAATGATTTGGTTGAAATATGTTTAGCCGTATTGCAGCAAAAAGGCATCATAACTTCTTGA
- the zrgA gene encoding zinc uptake protein ZrgA, which translates to MKHIFKLSLLSTLVLAASAHAEEGFRQHEAHIHGHVEFNMAQEGNELLVEITAPGSDIVGFEHAPADEQQHQLIEQAEQTLKQAESILLISQDANCRVEHINVTNTLESEEQHGEHEHDEHENDEHDHDDSHEHDEHMHTDDGHEGSEHEESGHGQFTVEYHFECSDITKLHQVKTTWFEHFPKTDKISVNLLTDTSQKALELNSNHTLIQF; encoded by the coding sequence ATGAAACACATATTCAAATTATCACTATTATCGACACTCGTATTAGCAGCATCAGCACATGCCGAAGAAGGTTTTCGCCAACATGAGGCTCACATACATGGCCACGTTGAGTTTAATATGGCTCAGGAAGGCAACGAGTTATTAGTAGAAATTACAGCTCCGGGTTCTGATATTGTCGGCTTTGAACATGCGCCAGCAGACGAACAACAACATCAACTGATTGAACAAGCAGAGCAAACCCTAAAACAAGCAGAAAGTATTTTGCTTATCTCTCAAGATGCCAACTGCCGTGTAGAACATATTAACGTGACCAACACATTGGAAAGTGAGGAACAACATGGCGAACACGAGCATGATGAGCATGAAAATGATGAACATGACCATGACGACTCTCATGAGCATGATGAGCACATGCACACCGATGATGGGCATGAGGGAAGCGAACATGAAGAAAGTGGGCATGGCCAATTCACCGTAGAATATCATTTTGAATGCAGTGATATAACTAAGCTACATCAGGTGAAAACGACGTGGTTTGAGCACTTTCCTAAGACGGATAAAATTAGCGTCAATTTGTTAACGGATACTAGCCAAAAAGCGCTAGAACTTAACAGTAATCACACTCTTATTCAGTTTTAG
- the cysD gene encoding sulfate adenylyltransferase subunit CysD, with the protein MDQQRFTHLKQLEAESIHIIREVAAEFQNPVMMYSIGKDSSVMLHLARKAFYPGKIPFPLLHVDTDWKFKEMIEFRDKTAKKYGFELLVHKNQDGIEMGISPFVHGSSKHTDIMKTQGLKQALNKYGFDAAFGGARRDEEKSRAKERVYSFRDKNHTWDPKNQRPELWHTYNGQVNKGESIRVFPLSNWTELDIWQYIYLENIEIVPLYLAEKRPVVERDGMLIMVDDERMPIEETEKVEQKNVRFRTLGCYPLTGAIESEATTLPEIIEEMLVATSSERQGRAIDRDQSGSMELKKRQGYF; encoded by the coding sequence ATGGATCAACAAAGATTTACTCACTTAAAGCAGCTCGAAGCTGAGAGCATCCATATTATTCGTGAAGTTGCGGCAGAGTTTCAAAATCCGGTAATGATGTATTCCATCGGTAAAGATTCCTCTGTCATGCTTCATCTCGCTCGCAAAGCGTTTTATCCAGGAAAGATTCCCTTCCCACTACTCCATGTAGATACGGATTGGAAATTCAAGGAGATGATCGAGTTTCGAGACAAGACCGCTAAGAAATATGGTTTTGAGCTTTTAGTGCATAAGAACCAAGACGGTATTGAAATGGGCATTAGTCCATTTGTGCACGGTTCTTCAAAGCATACCGATATCATGAAAACACAAGGGCTCAAACAAGCTCTAAACAAATATGGTTTTGATGCCGCTTTTGGTGGTGCCCGTCGTGATGAAGAGAAATCGCGTGCGAAAGAGCGCGTTTATTCGTTCCGTGACAAAAATCATACGTGGGACCCGAAAAATCAGCGTCCTGAGCTCTGGCATACCTATAACGGACAGGTTAATAAGGGCGAAAGTATCCGAGTCTTCCCTCTCTCCAATTGGACTGAGTTGGATATTTGGCAATACATTTATTTAGAAAACATTGAAATTGTTCCACTTTATTTGGCGGAAAAACGGCCTGTTGTTGAACGTGATGGCATGTTGATCATGGTTGATGATGAAAGAATGCCTATCGAAGAGACAGAGAAAGTGGAACAAAAGAATGTGCGTTTCAGAACATTAGGTTGTTACCCATTGACTGGAGCGATTGAGTCGGAGGCGACAACACTACCTGAGATTATTGAAGAAATGCTTGTTGCAACGTCGAGCGAAAGACAAGGTAGAGCGATAGATCGTGACCAATCTGGCTCTATGGAACTTAAGAAACGTCAAGGTTATTTCTAA